A region of Flocculibacter collagenilyticus DNA encodes the following proteins:
- a CDS encoding ParB N-terminal domain-containing protein, translating to MEPTLINQMIATLNTSNESLLNADQHTYTALFISCVNPDVTNARFFPATIIEDHHAEQFAQHKLSRQQLINIYQAEQTILIGKSCMINLLDSQSIERKKAQKSIDSILELSENIKVSELIQAPTVYPISESRYQILTGHRRFFAMIYAFGVNVAAQFKVYEQPPLLKKTKQFQENSSREDLPQYGKLAAFLSAKDEIETLSLANKQIGLKAITVSEMASMLGISMGAYDNYNVLTRYPSVLQAYENGMAHPFIKIKKQVLSIEQEYKTAHNKKVLNATDKKTINLMIKDILSGVNITTKTPQAVHHGNFGFDHIITGQTVKKLLTINVLNEIKNINWKSINWDDNHQVTEAVKKVITHLQK from the coding sequence ATGGAACCGACACTGATTAACCAAATGATTGCGACACTGAATACAAGTAATGAGTCACTGCTAAACGCCGATCAACATACCTATACTGCGCTGTTTATTAGTTGTGTTAATCCTGATGTAACCAATGCACGTTTTTTTCCAGCTACTATTATTGAAGATCATCACGCTGAGCAGTTTGCACAACATAAATTAAGTCGTCAGCAGCTTATTAATATTTACCAAGCAGAGCAGACCATTTTAATTGGCAAGTCTTGCATGATAAATCTGTTAGACAGTCAGTCCATTGAACGTAAAAAGGCACAAAAGAGTATTGATTCTATTTTAGAATTGTCAGAAAACATTAAGGTATCGGAGCTTATTCAAGCACCAACGGTATACCCAATCTCAGAGAGCCGCTATCAAATACTCACCGGTCATCGCCGATTTTTTGCCATGATTTATGCCTTCGGCGTTAATGTCGCGGCACAATTTAAAGTATATGAGCAACCACCACTACTTAAAAAAACCAAACAATTTCAAGAAAACTCCAGTCGTGAAGACTTGCCACAATACGGTAAGTTAGCCGCTTTTTTGTCGGCAAAAGATGAAATTGAAACACTCTCGTTAGCAAATAAACAAATTGGTTTAAAAGCAATCACCGTATCAGAAATGGCGAGTATGCTGGGCATTTCAATGGGAGCATATGATAACTACAACGTACTAACTCGCTACCCAAGTGTGCTTCAAGCATATGAAAATGGAATGGCTCACCCTTTCATTAAAATAAAGAAGCAAGTTTTAAGCATCGAACAAGAATATAAAACTGCACATAATAAAAAAGTCCTTAATGCTACAGATAAAAAAACAATAAACTTGATGATTAAAGATATACTTTCTGGTGTAAATATAACCACAAAAACACCACAAGCCGTTCATCATGGTAATTTTGGTTTTGATCACATCATTACTGGACAAACAGTAAAAAAGCTATTAACAATCAATGTGCTAAATGAAATAAAAAACATAAATTGGAAATCGATAAATTGGGATGATAACCATCAAGTAACGGAAGCTGTAAAGAAAGTAATTACACACTTACAAAAATAA